A stretch of DNA from Triticum dicoccoides isolate Atlit2015 ecotype Zavitan chromosome 2A, WEW_v2.0, whole genome shotgun sequence:
CCTCTTTGAAGACAATTATTTATAGTGGTAAGTAAGAACCAGGGTGTTTGGCTCATGTGTAAATATATTGCACAACAAAACAAATTCAGTTTTTGATTAATAACCAATTTTCAGAGCCTTTGGCTGATGTAGGCGATGCTCAAGAAGTAAGTAGTACTTGGGTATTCTGCCTGCCTACTAAACAGTAGAGGAGGAGGAACATAGCTATCAAAGTCCCCACCAGGTGCAAACAAAAGACCAACCCGAACAACAGCTATGGTGGAAACTCCAAACACTCTACCAATAAATGTTACTACCAGTGTCTTTCCAATAATTAAGAGACCTAATATCAAAGAGACTGCTGGGAAGTTTGACAGAAACAGCTTTGGAACAGCTTTGGGTCAATAGACATTCCAACCTGGAAAGAAACAAACCAGGGTAAGCATTAAGATTTAAGAAGGTACTAAATATGGTCGGAACTTATAAAAGGAATTAGAAATGTTCTAAAGTAATTCAAGCATTGATGTTCAAGAAACAAAATTCTTCCAACATATGTGCATTGATGTTCAGAGGCATAGCAAGCAGAAACTATTGAGCACTAGATCTACATCAGGAATTGAAATTCTTCCAACTCTGAACAGCAATGCGATGCAGGAGAATAAAATTAACGTATAAATAATTAGTGAAACCCAGAAAATAATCATGAATCTTACAGTGCAGAGTGACATTATTCTACATCAGGTACATAAAGTTCAGGTAGTTAAGGCTCACTGCTATGGTGTTAATTTCCTCACAGCAAAATTACCGAAATACATGAAAAACGAAGAAACAGAACCTTGAGCTGGACAGGGTGGAGTTTGCCAGCACAGCAAGAGTACGAAGATCCAGACAGCTTATGGAAGAGtagacatccacagtttcaacctcaTGGAACAGATCCTGCGGGCAAAATAAAATATAGAGCTTATTTTTGGTAATTCGGACTAACTTGTAATCGAAACCGTTGTTAGTGCAAATCAATCCCAACTCTGAGGAGACACCCTATAAAGTACAGTAAACCACTAGTAGGCAGGAATTCCAGTTTAACCTTGCACTACTAGTCTACTACCGCCTGCAAACACAGCCCCAAATATGATCAGTCTCCTTCCCCACTTTCTGTAAGTAGCTAATTCTACAAAAAAAAATTAGGCACGAATGGGATAATAACAAACTGTCCGTACTAGACTAGCTACCAGTGTGCGGCTTGGTTCGATCCAATCCCCTCTGTTCATGCTAATTTGGTTCTGCAGTGTCACTGTGTATAGGGATTGGGGAGCTTTTGTGGCTGTGTACATGTGTTGCATCAGTACTACACAGGAAATCTGCAATCAACAACGCCGCGGTAGTAGAATGAAGTTGTTGCTGTGAAGTAGAGGGATTATTGACCTTCTGGAGCTCGAACTTCTCGTTCTCGAACTCGTCGTCGGGGGAGGCCTGGCTCTGCAGCTTCTCGGCAGTTTGCTCTGCGCCACCTCCACCTTCCTCTCCCTCCGCGCCCCCTCCTCTGACGGATCGTCCCACCCGTCGCCTAGGCGGCGAACCTGGCCGGCGCGTGGTGGGGTCGAGCGCGGCGCCCAGAAGTGCAGCACCGACGGCCTCGAAAGCCGGACGGAGGTCGAGCGCGGCGAAGAGCGCCGGCCGGGAGCGCGCGGCCGCCCGCCAGGAGCGGCAGCACGCCATGGCGCCGCACCATAGGTCCTCCAGGCCCAGCCACGAGAACGCCTCCGCCAGGCACACCGGCGTCAGATCCGCCCACtccctctgctcctcctcctcccccggcgccgcctcgccggcctcgcGTCCGGTCGCCATCTCGCCTCCGCTCGCTTTTCTCTTCGGGTTGGTGGGCTGGTTGGTTCGGTTGGGTggtgagggaaggggaggggcgagaggaggggggCGTGGGGGAGGCCATGAACGACGGCGAGCTCCACCGGAGGGAGNNNNNNNNNNNNNNNNNNNNNNNNNNNNNNNNNNNNNNNNNNNNNNNNNNNNNNNNNNNNNNNNNNNNNNNNNNNNNNNNNNNNNNNNNNNNNNNNNNNNNNNNNNNNNNNNNNNNNNNNNNNNNNNNNNNNNNNNNNNNNNNNNNNNNNNNNNNNNNNNNNNNNNNNNNNNNNNNNNNNNNNNNNNNNNNNNNNNNNNNNNNNNNNNNNNNNNNNNNNNNNNNNNNNNNNNNNNNNNNggtggcggtggcggcgatggATCTGGAAGGGAGGCGGCGATGGATTGGGTTGCGGGGCTCGCGGTGAGGTGAGACGAGGGAGAGATGGTgaggggagggagggacgaggtcggcagcggtgggtgaggaggacggcgaggtcggcggtgagtgaggaggacggcgaggtcagcggtggatcgggaggcggcggggtGAGATTGGATcgagaggtggcggcggcggcgagcagatGGGGAGAGAAGGGTGCGATGGGGGAAGGGGTGTGATGTGAGCTAGGGTTTGTGCTGCGGTGGGGTGGATGGACGGATCGATGgacggatggatgtgggatggtgagatggatggatggatgagtgccatgtcatcgatccgtgggaatgGTTTTGATTGGTTTGGAAAATCAGTGATTTAAAAGAGTTTCCAAGTACAAAAACTTgagggattttgtgaagtagctatcaaaaatattttgcaaaagggtaccacacaaattttcactagagttagaccacattttatggataaggaccaatttGTACGCATTTCtcatctttctagctatttttaatcattttttgagtgccccaaatgatgttttttttgaagaacctaccaaataattatagcaaaattgcaccaaatcatttttcaaaaatactaggtcatatttaattcataattgaccaaatgattgggtgtaaaaagttttgatccacctctggtgaaaaagacaaatttccgccgattcagttggaagcgggttaaatctgaactgcagctacctcatagtttgctctttattttttcaaaaaaatcatttctaggtacataagtatctatttaatcagaggaacaccaaaaaaattataagattcaaccactagctacgaacggtcattcccgtcgttttgaccacattttgaaacgggcataaaaaattcaaaacaaatcaaaaaattggaaaaccttcacattgtgtcattatatatgaccaagtttctaggaaaaataataaacttgtaatacggaaattatattaaaatgtgttcttagaaatgagctatcatgcgtgaagattcatggctttcaagccaaatgatcaatcttatggccacattcatggcatagttttttcaaataatctcatattgtgcacaagggtgcatattggaattccaaacaatgttgcctaagggagttttcactttcattgcacacaagagccatttttcattttccgagtgccccaaaTAAGGCTTTTTTGTgagggacctaccaaataattgttgcaaattaggacctaataaattttataaaatactaggccatatttaatgcacaatttgaccaaatggttaggtgtaaaacgttttgatccacctctagtgaaaaaagacaaattcccgccgattcagctagaagcgggtcaaatttgaactgcagctgcctcatagtttgctatttatttttttctaaaaataatttttaggtacataagtatctatttaatcagagaaacatcaaaagttttccaagattcaaccactagctagaaacggtcaagcccgccgttttgaccgcattttgaaacgggcgtaaaaaattcaaaaatatcaaaaaattggaaaaccttcgcattatgtcattatatgtgaccaagtttccaggaaaaataataaacttgtaatacggtaattattttaaaaaaatgttctcagaaatgagctatcatgcgtgaagattcatggctttcaagccaaatgatcaatcttatggccacattcatggcatagtttgttcaaatgatctcatattgtgcacaagggtgcatgttGGAATTCCatccaatgttgcctaaggaagttttcattttctttgcacggaaaattcatttttcattttccgagtgcccaaaaggaggtttttttgtgaaggaactaccaaataattgttgcaaaaatgtaccaaatcaattttataaaatactaggccatatataatgcacaattgacaaaatggttgggtgaaaaaagttttgatccacctctggtgaaaaagacaaattgccgtcaattcagctggaaacgggtcaaatttgaactgtagctgcctcatagtttgctctttattttttccaaaaatcatttctgggtatataagtatctatttaatcatagaaacaccaaaaaaattccaagattcaaccactagctaggaacggtcaagcccgccgttttgaccgcattttgaaacgggcataaaaaatttaaaaaaaataaaaaaattgtaaaaccttcgcattgtgtcattatatgtgaccaagtttccaggaaaaataataaacttgtaatatggtaattatttttaaaaagtgttctcagaaatgaggtatgaagtgtgaagattcatggctttcaagccaaatgataaatcttatggccacattcatggcatagtttgttcaaatgatctcatattgtgcacaagggtgcatattggaatggaaaacaatgttgcctaaggaacttttcattttctttggacgaaaaaaccatttcccattttctgagtgcctgaaatgagtttttttgtgaaggacctaccatatatttgttgcaaaattggacctaataaattttataaactattaggacatatttaatgcacaattgacaaaatggttgggtgtcaaaagttttgatccacctctggtgaaaaagacaaattcccgtcgattcagctggaagcgggtcaaatttgaactgtagctgcctcatagtttgctctttattttttccacaaatcatttctaggtaaataagtatctatttaatgagaaatacatggtttgatggcgagacatcgaggtttgggcggtggccgagggccccaactctagagcgcgtaagctcgcatgcccgccgcatggtcaccacgtgaccgtggcgttgccatgtgttctgggcgacctaggcatgtctagttggttgggcactccccaagtaggtgctaggaagaaaatcacaacataagattctcacgaggagactgaccgatgttcaaacatgaataagcagccaagtgtttgatttgcggtacgggaaatgcacatggctaatgggcgtgagttttggctgaggatgatcagttactaagaagaccgtcttcacaaattgtcacctcaaaaggaggatcctaggtggtacttgctttacaaagtaccacactggacataaatacgaatgttgaagctgggctcaaaataatgaatggattgagctggcatttggtggaggatggttatttgggcataggaaagcactgtagaaaatggataccatttggacatgccaaagtggtacttccttcacaaagtgctgctctgaacagaataggaaaatgaatattttcgaattatttttgaactacgcaaggaatgtttttgacatatttgatgaagatatgatccaaaacatttatgagaattttttgggaatttttggaataacaaaaatataggttgctccacaacctagggcaaaaactgccacatggacatgacacataggcaaaactgatgagatggtgcctagtcatcacaacccaccacaatctacaaggctatgaccatctatattggtcattaacaactagtaaTAAGGCAGCGgagtagcactgtttgctttgtgaccatttcgtgcaaggaaattacgacctttctgaccaaaatggtcgcaatggtttagggtttggagccccccaaacagcttttgaccaattggtctgaaatggtcatagatctatgaccaattcttccagggtcactgatagaaggtcactagttggcatatttcttgtagtgcctacACAACACGCGACCACGGCGGCCCTTCCTAAACACTCGCCACCAGCACCTCCCTCTCCCCCGCCGGCTTCTTCACCCACTGATGAT
This window harbors:
- the LOC119358502 gene encoding uncharacterized protein LOC119358502, whose product is MATGREAGEAAPGEEEEQREWADLTPVCLAEAFSWLGLEDLWCGAMACCRSWRAAARSRPALFAALDLRPAFEAVGAALLGAALDPTTRRPGSPPRRRVGRSVRGGGAEGEEGGGGAEQTAEKLQSQASPDDEFENEKFELQKDLFHEVETVDVYSSISCLDLRTLAVLANSTLSSSRLECLLTQSCSKAVSVKLPSSLFDIRSLNYWKDTGSNIYW